The nucleotide window acaACTTCAAAAAATGGTAGAagcataattataatttatagattatgttatattgtcgattctcgatcgatatttatgaatctatattttatgattatctattatacaTTAGTAGTGTGCttaattaacattaaaaatataatcattaatatgaaggtatattatattgtaggtaattgttccaaatgaatcaaattataatttatactatgatatataatattattatactgttcggttataaaaatacgatttaaattaaaataaatatgatgcaAATAATacgttttactaaataaaattttcattaaataaagaaacatagtatgatatgcataattcaatataaccaaatattaacttttatataggcaattataatatatcataatatgaattaatatatgtaatatagttattttactttaatcatattaaatatatattaacactcaattatatatattataacttatgaaaaaaagttatatggtccttttcatattaactTGCGCCCATTTTTTGTTGCATATTTGGCTTTTGAATTGCATCTTgtaattaaacatacgggatgatacatatattaaattagtgttcaaattataaaaaatttaatacaatataatacttagccctaaccccaATATtggttccacaacataaaaattatgttcaaaaattacttcccaatagacagtttgttgacatatataaatcattatcaATATTCCTGAAATAATCCTACTCttagaataatatattaatgatcagtttcttctttatttttttagcatttctcttaaatattgtttttgagatcgtttccgaaatccaaataacgaatactaatataaaatgttaagtaTACGAattatttgttaaaatttgcatatataatgaaagtaatttttaatttccttattatttaccttataagaaactcccaataaaattgatgctgcaacaaatataattgcaattgtaattagtgtattttttgttactgAACTTCGTGGACAAGCTACAAGTGAGATATTACTACATTGAagattatatttattttcaaaatttttataattatttgataAACTAGACCATAGTTGTAAATAAGAACTTCCTTTAGTAATatcaaaaacatttttaactttttcacatttttcaaaaaattctcCAGCATTTTCTAAACATTTATTGCATTGGTAGTTTTCTGCATCAACTTCAAtatacatgttacataatgatttaaatgcatcataaaaattagatatatctttaatatcaatatccatcaattttattttatttcctatATCATCCATATTAATATCATTAGGTATATTCCCCTTATAACAACTATtgttttctatattttcagTATAAAAATCGTATAATTTGGTGATTccaatttcttttttttgatttagtttataacttaaccataaacTAGCGTATTCAACAATTTGATCACTTTCTAAATTTTCACTACcaaacatttttagtaacaatataaaaccaTAGATAATTTTTTCTTCACCACTACAACTGTCACTATCATCGAAAAACGTACTTAATGCATCtctataattattttc belongs to Plasmodium yoelii strain 17X genome assembly, chromosome: 11 and includes:
- a CDS encoding PIR protein, with the translated sequence MDSKVCGIINEIDNYFVDDLNNRGENNYRDALSTFFDDSDSCSGEEKIIYGFILLLKMFGSENLESDQIVEYASLWLSYKLNQKKEIGITKLYDFYTENIENNSCYKGNIPNDINMDDIGNKIKLMDIDIKDISNFYDAFKSLCNMYIEVDAENYQCNKCLENAGEFFEKCEKVKNVFDITKGSSYLQLWSSLSNNYKNFENKYNLQCSNISLVACPRSSVTKNTLITIAIIFVAASILLGVSYKYSLFGFRKRSQKQYLREMLKK